A genomic segment from Mustela lutreola isolate mMusLut2 chromosome 15, mMusLut2.pri, whole genome shotgun sequence encodes:
- the ABHD15 gene encoding protein ABHD15 yields the protein MPPWDAALALLVAALALLGLLAPRLRRAVGARTVPAARGQDHEEETDGGGAADRFSDGREPLPGGCRLICKPSALAQCLLSALRRSAALEPRPRSWLCGPHLQTLCHFVLPVGPGPELVREYLQLVDDGLVALDWVVGPCPRGRRVTNAGGHPAVLLVIPNAWGRLTRNVLGLCLLALERGYYPVIFHRRGHHGCPLVSPRLQPFGDPSDLKEAVTYIRFRHPAAPLFAVSEGSGSALLLSYLGECGSSSYVTGAACISPVLRCREWFEAGLPWPYERGFLLLQKMALSRYASALQDAVDTHRLFRSRSLREFEETLFCHTKSFPISWDTYWDHNDPLRDVDEAAVPVLCISSADDPVCGPPDHFLPAELFHSNPYFFLLLSHHGGHCGFLRQEPLPAWSHEVTLEYFRALTEFFRTEERMKGLSRHRASFLGGRRHWGTLQKREAFPSSNLEEIFSWKRSYTR from the exons ATGCCGCCGTGGGACGCCGCCCTCGCCCTGCTGGTGGCCGCGCTCGCCCTGCTTGGCCTGCTGGCCCCGCGGCTGCGGCGCGCCGTCGGAGCGAGGACTGTGCCGGCTGCCCGCGGCCAGGACCACGAGGAGGAGACAGACGGCGGAGGTGCCGCAGACCGGTTCAGCGACGGGCGGGAGCCACTGCCCGGCGGGTGCAGGCTCATCTGTAAACCGTCGGCGCTGGCTCAGTGCCTGCTGAGCGCCTTGCGACGCTCGGCGGCGCTGGAGCCGCGCCCGCGCTCCTGGCTCTGCGGACCCCACCTGCAGACCCTCTGCCACTTCGTGCTGCCCGTGGGGCCGGGGCCTGAGCTGGTCCGGGAATACCTGCAGTTAGTGGACGACGGGCTGGTGGCTCTGGACTGGGTCGTGGGACCTTGTCCCCGGGGCCGGCGGGTCACCAACGCGGGAGGCCATCCCGCGGTGCTGCTGGTAATCCCCAATGCGTGGGGGCGCCTCACTCGCAACGTGCTcggcctctgcctgcttgcccTGGAGCGCGGCTACTACCCGGTCATCTTCCACCGTCGCGGCCACCACGGCTGCCCGCTGGTCAGCCCCCGGCTGCAGCCTTTCGGGGACCCGTCCGACCTCAAGGAGGCTGTCACTTACATCCGCTTCCGACACCCGGCGGCCCCTCTGTTCGCGGTGAGCGAGGGCTCGGGCTCCGCGCTCCTGCTGTCTTACCTGGGCGAGTGCGGCTCGTCCAGCTATGTGACCGGCGCCGCCTGCATCTCGCCGGTGCTGCGCTGCCGAGAGTGGTTTGAGGCCGGCCTGCCCTGGCCCTACGAGCGGGGCTTCCTGCTCCTCCAGAAGATGGCCCTCAGCAG GTATGCCTCGGCCCTGCAGGACGCCGTGGACACCCACAGGCTGTTCAGGAGCCGCTCCCTTCGGGAGTTTGAGGAGACCCTGTTCTGCCACACCAAGAGTTTCCCCATCAGCTGGGACACCTACTGGGACCACAACGATCCGCTCCGGGATGTGGACGAGGCCGCGGTGCCTGTGTTGTGTATTTCCAGTGCCGACGACCCCGTGTGCGGGCCCCCGGACCACTTTCTGCCCGCGGAACTCTTTCACAGCAACCCCTACTTTTTCCTCCTGCTCAGTCACCATGGAGGCCACTGCGGCTTCCTGCGCCAGGAGCCCTTGCCAGCCTGGAGCCACGAGGTCACCTTGGAGTACTTCCGGGCCTTGACTGAGTTCTTCAGAACGGAAGAGAGGATGAAAGGGCTGAGCAGGCACCGGGCTTCGTTCCTGGGGGGCCGGCGTCACTGGGGGACCCTGCAGAAGAGAGAGGCCTTTCCCTCTTCCAATCTGGAGGAGATCTTTAGCTGGAAGAGATCATACACGAGGTGA